From Vanrija pseudolonga chromosome 1, complete sequence, a single genomic window includes:
- the BNA6 gene encoding Nicotinate-nucleotide pyrophosphorylase [carboxylating] — translation MSTAAEQTDLLPGQNLAHLLPPSWKQVIPTWFAEDTPSYDWAGFVVGEEEQDAILWGKSGGVVAGVPFFDEIFKYVDCTVEWLVPEGTVIPDGAKTKVAVVRGKARDLLLGERVGLNLLARASGIATVSRRFRDLAREEGWGGVIAGTRKTTPGFRIVEKYGMIVGGIDPHRHDLSSMVMLKDNHIWAHGSITNAVKAVRRVAGFSLLVNVECQDFAEADEAIAAGANIVMLDNLVGAELHGAAKQLKDKWRGKREFLIETSGGIVEGSLTSRVGPDIDILSTSAVHQGTPHVDFSLKIQPRKK, via the exons ATGTCAACAGCAGCAGAGCAGACCGACCTCCTCCCGGGCCAGAACCTCGCACACCTCCTCCCGCCGTCGTGGAAGCAGGTCATCCCTACCTGGTTCGCCGAGGACACGCCGTCCTACGACTGGGCgggcttcgtcgtcggcgaggaggagcaggatgCGATCTTGTGGGGCAAgagcggg GGCGTTGTCGCTGGCGTGCCGTTCTTTGACGAGATCTTCAAGTATGTCGACTGCAC TGTCGAGTGGCTCGTCCCCGAGGGCACCGTGATCCCAGACGGCGCCAAGACCAAGGTGGCCGTCGTGCgcggcaaggcgcgcgacctgctgctcggcgagcgcgtcggcctcaacctcctcgcgcgcgcttcCGGCATCGCGACCGTCTCGCGCCGGttccgcgacctcgcgcgcgaggagggctggggcggcgtgaTCGCCGGCACGCGCAAGACGACGCCAG GCTTCCGCATCGTCGAGAAGTACGGCATGATtgtcggcggcatcgaccCCCACCGCCACGACCTCTCGTCCATGGTCATGCTCAAGGACAACCACATCTGGGCCCATG GATCAATCACCAACGCCGTCAAGGctgtgcgccgcgtcgcgggcTTCTCGCTGCTGGTCAATGTCGAGTGCCAGGACTTTGcagaggccgacgaggcgatcgctgccggcgccaacATTGTCAtgctcgacaacctcgtcggcgccgagctgcacggCGCAGCCAAGCAGCTCAAGGACAAGTGGCGCGGCAAGCGCGAGTTCCTGATCGAGACGAGCGGCGGTATCGTCGAGGGCTCGCTCACGAGCCGCGTCGGCCCGG ACATCGACATCCTCTCCACGTCCGCCGTGCACCAGGGCACACCGCACGTCGACTTCTCGCTCAAGATCCAGCCACGGAAGAAGTAG
- the DNTTIP2 gene encoding Enhancer of polycomb-like protein 1: protein MTSGRMVTTSRRAGRVTNKTKLLVYRGSDKVDLSAAETIVWNSDSASGEATKNQHVGAKGVETGELLEHHLQAALSSASLLHSRDATKPSSPNTSRAASTKPESAPAEKAAAANGTSANATLNYHIPTPDATGLIDNINYAKLYQAHKFHEPVNYIRFSDTVEESSGGSGGLNYCMDDEDLTWLTSFNAKAEGGSGENGTANGTTATPTSPAQGRGERRTKGKEKEKGEPPAALHISEDTFEYIMGVLEKHAEDTVPMLHTNLSLMPLFSHVEPLFSSPLAASFYPGFEVPKGIPECRVLARMARSVFPHWKTRREAREGKSIMPQLNYDETNDGDPYVCFRRRDVRAARKTRRTDNFSVEQMQKLQYELRRAHDLAKLVLNRETEKKTLYKAEKDVWEAKWKLFETKRRWPSLGVSRDEEEIITGRQTGAAAALVAAAAVQQSAAGFGHPLSTTNTNIPRNRKQVDREKDDRERRDRALEAQRAYERSSQPGKSMAPDAIRERLQALHAKLDEELGRRKAADASWDDYTDSSYQPLPASHASHAFRPINVLDPLYRSSPDTDDSDSDDQDRLVSPMAFRLRRGRAGRVHLDRRLPTFASRRGAMPTSPDKLKDWFFPDTFSSHQRSYRRLRSIDDVLDGGDDELADAHSQKRQKINEIVRYDAARGGGTGVGMGFSGDEDRVVLDDYKDQYVRHRVTLLQEDDLAKLRPDVSFLAQAQMDLEAPQDLPPPPKFIKPAPTNPQIVAYQQQMIQQQQMEQLQRFQLLAQQQQQAMEQARLQQQQQAAYAQAQAQAQAQAQGQAQAQTTPTGGVATPNGTPQMLPPNGVPQNGRPVAVKRPSAQDVARASASPQQAAAQQAALQQQAQQQQAQQQAQQQQQQQAQLAALAANGGQQSPQIVNGGMVMQNGKPYVAVANGTPGVPSPVGAIDPQIQQQRMAAARAHVLAQQAQNQQAATGDVSFEASTAEQRRELAQLAQQNGFGTNVQGFLDARNRARLISMAKLAAAQQAQQAQQAAVAQVAVGQPQVAANGAATQAPFGSPGMTPAQLQLKLPAHAAARLAGTTPPTPQAQAQRS, encoded by the exons ATGACGTCCGGCAGGATGGTGACCAcgtcgcggcgtgccggACGAGTCACCAACAAGACCAAACTCCTCGTCTACAGGGGATcggacaaggtcgacctAAGCGCAGCCGAAACCATTGTTTGGAACAGTGACTCAGCATCCGGAGAGGCCACCAAGAACCAACATGTCGGCGCCAAAGGAGTCGAGACTGGCGAGCTCTTG GAACACCATCTCCAAGCTGCActctcctcggcctccttaCTCCACTCGCGCGATGCGACCAAGCCGTCCAGCCCCAACACCTCGCGTGCGGCTTCGACAAAGCCAGAGTCAGCTCCTGCTGAAAAGGCAGCTGCTGCCAACGGCACGTCGGCCAACGCTACGCTCAACTACCACATCCCCACCCCCGATGCCACTGGTTTAATCGACAACATCAACTATGCCAAGCTGTACCAGGCCCACAAGTTCCACGAGCCCGTCAACTACATTCGCTTTAGCGACACTGTAGAGGAAAGctcgggcggctcgggcggtCTGAACTACTGCATGGACGACGAAGACCTTACCTGGCTCACTTCCTTCAACGCCAAGGCGGAaggtggcagcggcgagaaCGGCACGGCTAAtggcacgacggcgactcccaccagcccagcccagggccgtggcgagcgccgcaccaagggcaaggagaaggagaagggcgagccTCCGGCCGCGCTCCACATCTCCGAGGACACTTTCGAGTACATCATGGGTGTTCTCGAgaagcacgccgaggacacTGTCCCCATGCTGCACACAAACCTCTCCCTCATGCCCTTGTTCAGCCATGTCGAGCCTCTGTTCTCGTCCCCGCTTGCCGCTTCCTTCTACCCCGGCTTCGAGGTGCCCAAGGGCATCCCCGAATGCCGTGTCCTCGCCCGCATGGCTCGCTCCGTCTTCCCTCACTGGAAGACGAGGCGAGAGGCTCGTGAAGGCAAGTCGATCATGCCGCAGCTCAACTACGACGAAACCAACGACGGAGACCCGTATGTCTGTTTCCGTCGCCGTGACGTCCGTGCTGCACGCAAGACTCGCCGTACCGACAACTTCTCGGTCGAGCAGATGCAGAAGCTCCAGTACGAGCTTCGCCGTGctcacgacctcgccaaactcgtcctCAACCGCGAGACGGAGAAGAAGACGCTCTACAAGGCCGAAAAGGATGTCTGGGAGGCCAAGTGGAAGCTCTTCGAGACCAAACGCCGATGGCCTTCACTCGGTGTCTCgcgagacgaggaagagaTTATTACAGGCCGCCAGACAGGTGCAGCTGCGGCTTTGGTTGCAGCTGCTGCCGTCCAGCAGTCCGCCGCTGGGTTTGGCCACCCGCTCTCTACCACCAACACCAACATCCCCCGCAACCGCAAGCAGGTCGACCGAGAGAAGGACGACCGCGAGCGACGGGACCGTGCCCTGGAAGCGCAGCGTGCTTACGAGCGCTCTTCGCAGCCGGGCAAGTCGATGGCACCCGATGCTATTCGCGAGCGATTGCAGGCGTTgcacgccaagctcgacgaggagctcggccggcgcaaggccgccgacgcttcGTGGGATGACTACACCGACTCTTCGTATCAGCCTCTTCCCGCGTCGCATGCCTCGCATGCCTTCCGCCCCATCAATGTTCTCGACCCCCTCTATAGATCTAGCCCCGACACGGAtgactcggactcggacgaccAGGACCGACTCGTCAGCCCCATGGCCTTCCGCCTGCGTCGTGGCCGTGCCGGACGTGTTCATCTCGACCGTCGCCTGCCAACCTTTGCctcgcgacgcggcgccatGCCCACTTCTcccgacaagctcaaggatTGGTTCTTCCCGGACACTTTTAGCTCGCACCAGCGCTCATACCGACGCCTGAGGTCTATCGACGACgttctcgacggcggtgacgatGAGCTCGCCGATGCCCACAGCCAGAAACGCCAGAAGATCAACGAGATTGTGCGATATGATGCCGCTCGTGGTGGCGGCACTGGTGTTGGCATGGGCTTCTCTGGTGACGAGGACCGTGTGGTCTTGGACGACTACAAGGACCAATACGTTCGCCACCGTGTCACCCTTCTTCAGGAGGACGACTTGGCCAAGCTCCGCCCCGACgtctccttcctcgcccaGGCCCAGATGGACCTCGAAGCACCTCAGGAtttgccaccgccgcccaagTTTATCAAGCCCGCCCCGACAAACCCCCAGATTGTCGCATACCAGCAGCAGATgatccagcagcagcagatggAGCAGCTCCAGCGCTTCCAGCTTcttgcccagcagcagcagcaagcgaTGGAGCAGGCCAGGCttcagcaacaacagcaggCGGCCTACGCTCAGGCTCAAGCTCAGGCCCAGGCGCAAGCCCAGGGCCAGGCTCAGGCTCAGACTACCCCGACCGGTGGTGTTGCCACACCGAACGGCACGCCTCAGATGCTGCCGCCGAACGGCGTCCCTCAGAACGGCAGACCGGTTGCGGTCAAGAGACCGTCTGCGCAGGACGTTGCTCGCGCCTCGGCTTCGCCGCAGCAGGCCGCTGCCCAGCAGGCTGCcctccagcagcaggctcAGCAACAACAGGCCCAGCAGCAagctcagcagcagcaacaacagcaggcccagctcgccgcccttgccgccaaTGGCGGACAACAATCTCCCCAGATTGTCAACGGCGGCATGGTCATGCAGAACGGCAAGCCGTACGTGGCCGTCGCCAACGGTACGCCTGGCGTTCCTAGCCCTGTCGGCGCCATCGACCCGCAGATCCAGCAGCAGAgaatggcggcggcacgcgcgcaTGTTCTCGCCCAACAGGCGCAGAACCAGCAAGCGGCCACCGGGGACGTCAGCTTTGAGGCTTCGACTGCCGAGCAGCGACGTGAGCTTGCCCAGCTTGCCCAGCAGAACGGCTTTGGCACCAACGTTCAGGGCTTCCTGGACGCTCGGAACAGAGCCCGCCTCATCAGcatggccaagctcgccgccgcccagcaggcccagcAAGCCCAACAAGCTGCTGTTGCCCAGGTCGCTGTGGGCCAGCCTCAGGTCGCCGCGAACGGAGCTGCTACCCAGGCTCCTTTCGGCAGCCCAGGCATGACACCGGCGCAGCTCCAGCTCAAGTTACCCGCCCACGCTGccgcgcggctggcgggaACGACGCCGCCTACGCCGCAAGCGCAGGCCCAGCGCTCGTAG
- the DNTTIP2 gene encoding Deoxynucleotidyltransferase terminal-interacting protein 2, with protein MSTPRRTPRRSLAASSPVVLLPAPATPTHYTKADLLARAEASQLLGSEDEDGLSSFMSPRARRHAAFTRAREASAEPSVSGTPVARSSAPKAATISESPEPPTGGEDAGEASGSEGPNSPSDSTSTSSASDSSSDDDSSSEDDDDDESDSDDDDSDDEEEELERQLAAARASATAAVKKGKSSAAAPSTALGEDEDGELKFESEEPKEAPIPDLAIPSISTRHLVLADDGTARAGEAGPSKLREGAPELDRRGYERALSKREKLAPKKATASELWTTLPSARQDELPQMKRDYQALALANSLDPKRFMKGGNRGGKVPEKFAIGTMVQAPRHLQDTTVQKERKYRAGEIVASLIQDANIGSYAKRKYEDLQGKRMANGRGKGWHKRSKTVGFT; from the exons ATGTCCACTCCACGCCGGACACCGCGCAGAAGCCtggctgcctcgtcgccggtggtgctgctgcctgcgccAGCAACGCCGACGCACTACACCAAGGCGGAcctgctcgcgcgtgccGAGGCCTCCCAGCTCCTGgggagcgaggacgaggacgggctCAGCTCGTTCATGTCCCCCCGCGCGAGACGGCACGCAGCCTTCACACGGGCTCGCGAGGCCTCGGCTGAGCCCAGCGTGAGCGGCACGCCTGTGGCCAGGTCGAGTGCACCGAAAGCGGCGACGATCAGTGAATCGCCCGAACCTCCCACTGGGGGGGAAGACGCAGGTGAAGCTTCCGGCTCCGAGGGACCAAACTCTCCATCCGACTCCACATCAACATCATCAGCATCAGACTCTTCATCAGACGACGACTCGTCAAGtgaagatgacgacgacgacgagtccgactcggacgacgacgacagcgacgacgaagaggaggagctcgagcgccagctcgcggccgcacgcgcgtccgccaccgcggccgtgaagaagggcaagagcAGTGCCGCAGCCCCCTCGACAGCcctgggcgaggacgaggacggcgagctcaagTTTGAGAGCGAAGAGCCCAAGGAGGC ACCTATCCCCGACCTCGCGATCCCCTCAATATCTACacgccacctcgtccttgccgacgacggcaccgcaCGTGCTGGCGAGGCTGGTCCCTCCAAGCTGCGTGAGGGCgcccccgagctcgaccggAGAGGATACGAGCGTGCTCTGAGCAAGCGGGAGAAGCTCGCC CCAAAGAAGGCTACGGCCTCAGAGCTGTGGACTACACTGCCCTCTGCCCGCCAAGACGAGCTCCCTCAGATGAAGCGCGACTACCAGGCGCTTGCATTGGccaactcgctcgacccCAAGCGATTCATGAAGGGCGGCAACCGCGGTGGCAAGGTCCCCGAGAAGTTTGCC ATCGGAACCATGGTCCAAGCCCCGCGCCACCTTCAGGACACAACGGTTCAAAAGGAACGCAAGTACCGTGCAGGCGAGATTGTGGCCAGCCTCATCCAGGACGCCAACATCGGGTCGTACGCCAAGCGCAAGTACGAAGACTTGCAGGGCAAGCGTATGGCGAACGGCCGGGGCAAGGGGTGGCACAAGCGCTCCAA AACAGTCGGGTTTACATAG
- the ytsP gene encoding Protein YtsP gives MPHADSSLVPPGLTTKAEFYAHVTEQLELLLDGHRYWVSNLAQASALLYHSYAGSELYGLADNHTPVVNWVGFYVQPSAEPVKGKPAPLVLGPYAGRPACITISPVAGRGVCADAFVNDAPVVVGDVDAYPGHIACDGDTKSEIVLPLRLSTPAGVSATVGVLDLDSTVLSTFDDEDRKGLEEVVRILAKASDWTP, from the exons ATGCCGCACGCCGACTCGAGCCTCGTGCCTCCAGGCCTCACGAC CAAGGCCGAGTTCTACGCCCACGTCacggagcagctcgagctcctcctcgacggacACAGGTACTGGGTTTCCAacctcgcgcaggccagCGCGCTGCTGTACCACTCGTATGCGGGGTCCGAGCTGTACGGCCTCGCAGACAACCACACGCCCGTGGTCAACTGGGTCGGGTTCTACGTCCAGCCGTCGGCTGAGCCCGTGAAGGGCaagccggcgccgctcgtcctcggcccgTACGCTGGCCGCCCGGCGTGCATCACCATCTCGCCCGTTGCCGGGCGGGGCGTGTGCGCCGACGCGTTTGTGAATgacgcgcccgtcgtcgtgggcgatGTCGACGCCTACCCCGGCCACATTG CTtgcgacggcgacaccaAGTCCGAGATTGTGCTTCCCTTGCGCTTGAGCACTCCTGCTGGTGTCTCGGCcaccgtcggcgtcctcgacctcgactcgaccGTCCTCAGCacctttgacgacgaggaccgcaagggcctcgaggaggtggttCGTATTCTCGCCAAGGCCAGCGACTGGACCCCTTGA
- the cyb5r4 gene encoding Cytochrome b5 reductase 4: MSWLIPSLPSIPGWSRPAPPAESEDDEHDKKINGEEEEDEDLDVPPQFPLPNSAQRSQALAPPPAPALALAPPSPPRQRSASPPSDLNIAIINDPIPLGNMPLPHSTTTRPEFGIKAGGGLDASGALKPPPPKKVKGRGKVALAPGHSALDWARLQRSGADLRGIQGTVYLRVTMEELKQHKSRDDAWSAFNGRVYNITPYLNFHPGGADELMRVAGRDGTKLFILELPPTPAALHAPSLTCRRLHAAASSPIAWARVFFAVPGFRLRPEFARRVVATVDAPGRWDEDGRTWVPGRAGPPAPALSWRDWLARFPRLVLPARLVSLLTGEAAEASAPAGTRTPSSAPLSTADAPIPVHYPTLYRARLLAGEEMRGLGPHARFPYAGIDDEASEEDVPVSPNHVWTMDAHAGYVYAVALKSPWAISGSRDRSFRVWCMPPLGAVESEYGPVLAYTHESAHEGSVLSVDFECSGSAGFLVTGSSDMTASCWALDFGTGAQDARGDVSGVSAHKVATLRGHTGRVAAVALTQRFIVTGSHDSTIRIYDRATVVDDAPPLHVLHTHVEPLSAIRLDPSGGERIVTTAIDGKWAIVDLATGAEVAGRGGGPKYTCVDWAGDTVACGTVDGQVLLYSASDAAVRLAIPGELRRPVRAVLYDDDAGSILSAGHDQRAHFWDLAGRRQRTYDFQAHTVYAMSRDGLRLACAAGTSVWFITYGAGLPYFGLFA, translated from the exons ATGTCTTGG CTTattccctccctcccttccATCCCCGGCTGGTCAAGGCCAGCTCCACCAGCCGAATcagaagacgacgagcacgacaagAAGATCAatggcgaggaagaagaagacgaggatCTCGACGTCCCTCCCCAATTCCCGCTCCCCAACTCGGCCCAGCGCTCGCAGGCCCTAGCCCCGcccccagcaccagcacTAGCTCTcgcgccaccgtcgccgccaagacAGCGCTCGGCGTCTCCGCCGTCCGACCTGAATATTGCAATTATCAACGACCCCATCCCGCTCGGTAACATGCCTCTGCCGCACAGCACGACAACACGGCCCGAGTTTGGCATCAAGGCCGGTGGCGGCCTggacgcgagcggcgcgctcaagcccccaccgcccaagaaggtcaagggGCGGGGcaaggtcgcgctcgcgccgggccactcggcgctcgactgGGCACGTCTGCAGCGCAGTGGGGCGGATCTGCGAGGTATCCAGGGGACGGTATATCTGCGCGTCACGATGGAGGAGCTCAAGCAG CACAAGTCGCGTGACGACGCGTGGTCGGCCTTCAACGGGCGTGTGTACAACATTACACCATACTTGAACTTCCACcctggcggcgccgacgagctgatGCGCGTGGCGGGACGCGACGGCACAAAGCTGTTCA TCCTCGAGCTGCCCCCGACCCCAGCGGCGCTCCACGCCCCGAGCCTCACCTGCCGCCGACTAcacgcggccgcgagctcgccgatcGCGTGGGCGCGCGTGTTCTTCGCTGTGCCGGGGTTCCGGTTGCGGCCGGAGTTTGCGCGCCGCGTAGTGGCGaccgtcgacgcgccggggcggtgggacgaggacgggcgGACGTGGGTGCCGGGCCGCGctgggccgccggcgccggcgctgtcCTGGCGTGACTGGCTCGCGCGGTTcccgcgcctcgtcctccccgcgcGCCTGGTATCCTTGCTCACAGGCGAAGCGGCAGAGGCCTCAGCGCCGGCCGGAACGCGgaccccgagctcggcgccgttgtcGACAGCCGACGCGCCAATCCCAGTACACTACCCCACGCTgtaccgcgcgcgcctgctcgcggGGGAAGAGATGCGCGGCCTCgggccgcacgcgcgcttTCCCTACGCTggcatcgacgacgaagcAAGCGAGGAAGACGTGCCCGTCAGCCCGAACCACGTGTGGACGATGGACGCGCACGCGGGGTACGTGTACGCTGTGGCGCTCAAGTCGCCGTGGGCGATCAGCGGGAGCCGCGACCGCAGCTTCCGGGTATGGTGTATGCCTCCCCTGGGGGCGGTCGAGAGCGAGTACGGCCCCGTGCTTGCGTACACCCATGAATCAGCACACGAGGGCAGCGTGCTCAGCGTCGACTTTGAGTGTTCTGGCAGCGCGGGGTTCCTGGTCACTGGGTCGAGCGACAtgacggcgtcgtgctgGGCGCTCGACTTTGGGACTGGCGCCCAAGACGCGCGCGGGGACGTGTCGGGTGTGTCGGCGCACAAGGTCGCCACGCTCAGAGGGCACACAGGGCGCGTGGCTGCCGTCGCTCTGACACAGCGGTTCATTGTCACTGG GTCGCACGACAGCACGATACGAATCTACGACCGCGCCaccgtggtcgacgacgcgccgccgctccacgTACTCCACACGCACGTCGAGCCGCTGAGCGCGATCCGCCTCGACCcgtcgggcggcgagcgtATCGTCACTACCGCGATCGACGGGAAATGGGCGATCGTCGACCTTGCGACGGGGGCGGAGGTGGCAGGCCGGGGCGGAGGGCCAAAGTACACCTGTGTCGACTGGGCGGGGGACACGGTGGCCTGCGGCACCGTCGACGGGCAGGTCCTCCTCTACTCTgcgagcgacgccgccgtgcgcctcGCCATTCCTGGCGAGCTGCGGCGCCCCGTCCGTGCTGTGCTGTATGACGATGATGCGGGGAGTATCTTGTCTGCCGGGCACGACCAACGCGCACACTTCTGGGACCTCGCTGGCCGTAGGCAGCGGACGTACGACTTCCAGGCGCACACCGTCTACGCTATGAGCCGTGACGGGCTTCGCTTGGCCTG CGCCGCGGGCACATCAGTCTGGTTCATCACGTACGGCGCGGGCCTGCCCTACTTCGGCCTGTTTGCGTGA
- the MSS51 gene encoding Protein MSS51, mitochondrial, producing MRQATGRALTRAAYRPVVASRASPIPSAVPSAVLPRQAVPSLQAKRTFFNIFQKKKKQPQFEQGTDNKLILSQADLFHKLSESPFEALREKGERIRTYSICPVSYEKHHEQVPVKYECPNCGFPSHASEERWVEGKAEHDEYCPRIREVNEDEHDIRSGRRIVEFENMPGIQPYEQAVSLATWDSFFFTRGFVSINSPRAIRHVSKLMTYPITILSVLHQNGPFNASNGRITHEGRRSMAAIHSTIHPPPGTTIERSSDIRPMPPVRIFILGARAESTLPADLWLQVAHLFPTTQFNIFFIGPEAGIPIVDGRKREYLKMETEGSKYGYPTCDFNVSPQLKLTSIQSTYQNVHNQLGPFDPYQDVFFAFSPGLGFPDQSPENKQEGQQPLVQAETSWRKPLQQILETKCGLFFTAFSPTDLARDVSAVYGTQPPTAGPDSPSEYPSSVRLPTTPAPPIEGVTDEFELILTPGANPFGSRKWEIAEWDIRVGVKTNWGIWGIRGKRYEVTNNAEEEAEKEEE from the exons ATGCGCCAAGCTACAGGACGCGCTctcacgcgcgccgcgtacCGGCcggtcgtcgcgtcgcgcgccagtCCGATTCCCTCCGCCGTTCCCTCGGCCGTGCTCCCCCGCCAGGCCGTACCTTCGCTGCAGGCCAAGCGCACCTTTTTCAACATCTtccagaagaagaagaagcagccGCAGTTCGAACAGGGGACAGACAACAAGCTCATCCTGTCCCAGGCCGACCTGTTCCACAAGCTCTCCGAGTCGCCGTTCGAGGCCCTCcgcgagaagggcgagcgGATCCGCACCTACTCGATCTGCCCTGTCTCATACGAGAAGCACCACGAGCAGGTCCCGGTCAAGTACGAATGCCCCAACTGCGGCTTCCCTTCGCAtgcgagcgaggagcgatgggtcgagggcaaggcggaGCACGACGAGTACTGCCCCCGTATCCGCGAGGTgaacgaggacgagcacgacatTCGTAGCGGCCGCCGTATTGTCGAGTTTGAGAACATGCCCG GTATTCAGCCATACGAGCAGGCCGTGTCGCTCGCGACGTGGGACTCGTTCTTCTTCACGCGTGGCTTCGTGTCCATCAACTCGCCACGGGCAATCCGCCACGTCTCCAAGCTCATGACGTACCCGATCACCATCCTCAGTGTGCTGCACCAGAACGGTCCCTTCAACGCTAGCAATGGCCGCATCACCCACGAGGGCAGGAGAAGCATGGCCG cgATCCACTCCACGATCCACCCTCCCCCCGGCACGACGATTGAGAGGTCGAGCGACATTCGGCCAATGCCCCCCGTGCGCATCTTCATTCTCGGAGCGCGTGCCGAGTCGACGCTCCCTGCCGACCTGTGGCTGCAGGTCGCTCACCTCTTCCCCACGACTCAGTTCAACATCTTCTTCATCGGCCCCGAGGCCGGCATCCCCATTGTCGACGGCCGCAAGCGCGAATACCTCAAGATGGAGACCGAGGGAAGCAAGTATGGCTACCCGACCTGCGACTTCAACGTGAGCCCGCAGCTCAAGCTCACGTCGATCCAGTCGACGTACCAGAACGTGCACAACCAGCTCGGCCCCTTCGACCCCTACCAGGACGTCTTCTTCGCCTTCTCGCCTGGACTCGGATTCCCCGACCAGTCGCCCGAGAACAAGCAGGAGGGCCAGCAGCCGCTCGTGCAGGCCGAGACGTCGTGGCGCAAGCCACTGCAGCAGATTCTCGAGACCAAGTGCGGTCTCTTCTTCACTGCCTTCTCGCCTaccgacctcgcgcgcgacgtgtcgGCCGTCTACGGCACGCAGCCGCCCACGGCCGGCCCCGACAGCCCAAGCGAGTACCCTTCGTCTGTCcgcctgccgacgacgccggcaccgcccaTTGAGGGCGTGACTGACGAGTTTGAGCTCATCCTCACCCCCGGCGCCAACCCCTTCGGCTCGCGCAAGTGGGAGATTGCCGAGTGGGACATTCGCGTCGGTGTCAAGACAAACTGGGGCATCTGGGGTATCCGCGGCAAGCGGTACGAGGTGACCAacaacgccgaggaggaggccgagaaggaggaggagtag